In the Cylindrospermopsis raciborskii Cr2010 genome, AATTTTCTATCAATGAAACTGAATCATGGGAGAAAACATTGACGCTGATTACCAAGTTAGTGACTACCCAAACCAACCAGCTAATAACAGGTTCTATAAATTTATCCACAGATTTATTTCTTATCCTTACCAGTAGTTTTTTTAATTGACTGATAATTAGTAAACTCAATGTTCCCAAAACTAAAAATATTATTATCCAACCCAAGGTTGAGATTAATATTGATAACCACAATGACATTCCGGAGGAGATTTTCCAGGTTATGACAGCTGCGGGAAATATAGCAGATACAAACCAATACACTGAATTCAAATTACTTCTTAGACATTTGGTGACTTGTTCTGTTAGCCAATAATGGGAATTGACAATACCAGAAGCATCCCCATTGTTTATTAAGTCCTGGGATATTTTTTGGATAATATCACCGTCAAATAGTATGGTGCTTTGCATCATAATATTTAAATTATCAAAATGCTGATTTTCAGTTGATTGATAATAGGAATTAAAGGTAAACCCAGATTGAAATTTAATGGTTTTATTGCGGTTCTGACTGGTGAGTATTTTCCAAGTTTTTACCAGGAAGAAATATATTAAAACAGATAACTGGGGATGTTGATAAATATCCACACTCTTATCATAATTCTCATCCCTATCAACAAGGGAATCAAAAATGGAATAGTACCATAAATTCAATAACAGTCCCTTGGGTATATCTAAAGATATACCCTGCAATTTTAACTGTGCAATTTTTTCTAAAATAGTTCTATTTAAATAAAAACTATATGCTCCTTCCTCAGCTTTTACCTCTAAGCAACAATTATCTTGGCCATTATTTTGGGGAAATTGCCAGGGAAATAAGAAACCATAATTCAAACTATAATTCAGGTCTGGTTTCTGGTAATTTTCTTGGAATATATTCACGCATCACCCACCCAAACTACTAACATATCTAAGTTCAAGAAGCAATACCTTTGATAAAATTAATCAGGAAGTCTATTACCTCACGCCATTGTTTTTCTCCAGATACCACTCCATCATTATGAACCTTCATAATTAGATCTTTATCAGATTCCTTCAAACTGAATAAATCGCGGTGATAACGAGTAATAATATCTCCGTCTAATTGGATGATGGTTTGAGCATAGATGGTATCCACATTTTCACTTGTGACATCACCCCCATCCAGTGCTGCTTTCATTTCTGAAACCTTCCGCAAGGTCAATACAAACTTATCATCAGTCACTAGTTCGGCGATTTTCTGATAATTTTCCACCTGACTTTCCTGGTCAAAAGGTGAGGGTAAAACTATTTGGGATACTTTTGTACCATCGGAATTTAAGCGATTTTCATCTATATATTGCAGACGACTACGATATTCCTGCACCACCCGAGCTTTGGGTGATGGAGACTCTAATTCCTTGATTAAAAGCGTATAAATATATTCTCTTTCCAATTGCAAGAATATATTAATATAACGGTCTTCTAACTCGGACACAATGTTCTTACTGGCAAAATAATTGGGTTGACTTATGGCATAAATATTATAGTATGATTGCCAGGGGTTGAATTTGGAACCGCTAATACTACTTACAACTATTGTATTTACCTCTAAGCTTGTAATATCCCTAACTATTACGCCTACGGTATCAACAAATTTGCCCAGTAGGTCTTTAGCTCTCCCTGCTGTACCTTGATTTGGCTGAGATTCCAAAGAATTTGAGTCTTTTGCTAACATGGGGGTTGCTCTCCGCATTAAGTACCGTGGATAAATGCTAGGGAAGTTTTGCTAGTTGCGAACTTTGGCTATTTTGACTTTGTTTAACCATTGACATCAAAATCTCACCCAGTTTTTGCACGCTTTCTATGTTTTTTTGGATTATTTCCCGACCTTCCTGAACTTGGCTCAAATGAAATTCCCTCAGCTCTACATAGGGACCACTACCAATGAAGCTAGTACCTATTTCATTTCTAATGTCACCATCAACCAGGTTAATACGGGTTACCATTTTGTTCTCTGGTTTGGCACTAGAAGCGTTGTTGTTATATGATGACTCATCAATAACAGAAGTTTCAATTTGTAACTCAATTACATCTGCAAGGACTGTCTTAACAATATCCATGACACTACTCAAGTTCACAGCATTGCTCTTAAAATCTAAATTGTTAAGCTGGCTTTGGAACTTATTTACTTTTGCTGACTCGACCTTTTCAATTTGCACTGTTTGGATTTCTAGGTTGGCGGAGAGGTTGGTTTCAGACATACTTACTTTTAGGTACTATGTGAAAAAGTGTGGATAGGACTGTATGGGTTTCCATTAGCACTCCACTAGGGCATTATTAACTACTTGAGATTTTTTTTCCATTGTTTTTAAAAAAACTTAACAAGAGTAAATTTTACTATGCTATCAGCTCGCGAATTGATTATTGCTCCCTTGGTTTTTAGCCTGTCTATTCTCGCTGTGACTTCCAATCAGTACCTACGACTACAGGAATTGGTAACCGCTCCAGAAAATAGGTCAGGGGAGTCTGTGGAAAAAGATGACCAGAAAAATGCTTTACGTCTTAAATTGCTTGATAACATGCCCAGTTTTGGTTATAACAATATACTCTCTAAATGGGTGTATATCGAGTTTTTACAATACTTTGGGGATGACCAGCAAAGACAGAGGACTGGTTATGGTCTAAGTCCGGAGTTTTTAAAAATCGTTCTCAAACATGATCCAAGATTCCTTGATGCTTATTTAAGTCTTTCTGTTAGCACCTCTTTATATGCTGGGATGCCTAAAACTGCTGTTAATCTAATGACGACTAATTTACAATTGCTCTCCCCCAAATTACCGCCAAAGTCCTATTATGTGTGGAGTTATAAGGGTATTGATGAGTTATTATTTTTAGGTGATCATCAAGCAGCTCGTCAGTCTTTTATAAAAGCTGCTACTTGGGCGCGGGAATATGATGATCCAGAGGCGCAAAAAGTGGTTTTCTTCTCTGAAAAAACTGCTAATTTCCTTTTGAGGAATCCTGACAGTAAGTTTGCTCGTATTGCCACCTGGAGCATGGTTTTACAAAATAATATGGATGGTAAAACTCGACAAATTGCTATTGGCGAAATTGAAAATTTAGGTGGTAAGGTAGTTGTTAATAACTTGGGTTTACCCATTGTTATTTTTCCTGAAAGGGACTGACTTTTTCGGTTATGAATAGGAACGGATGATGTATTGGTATTGTGGTCAACTGATAAAATCAACAACACTGACATTAGATGTTGATGACCCAGGACTAATTTACGGAGCTACAGTTTTTACAACTATTAGGGTATATCAAAGCTGTATAAATCATAGACTAACTAGTTGGCATGCTCACTGCTTTCGTTTAAAATCTACTCTAGAGACATTTGACTGGAAAGAGCCTAATTGGCTATCTATACGTCAAGGTGCGGAAATACTTTCACAAAATTTCCCCGTCATCAGAATCACTGTTTTCCCCGATGGTCGAGAATGGATTACAGGTAGATTCCTCCCAGAAAACCTAGCTGAAAGACAAAATCATGGTATAATGGTCGCTGTTGGCGATGTTAGATGGAACCGTTCCCTACCCGAGCATAAAACTGGTAACTATCTGGCTCCTTGGTTGGCAAAAACTAATGCCCAAAGTCTCAAAGCCCAAGAAGTAATCTTAGTAGATAACCAGGGAAATTGGCTGGAAACTGCCACTGGTAACCTCTGGGGTTGGAAAGACCACTGCTGGTGGACACCACCTCTCACAGAGGGAATTCTCCCGGGAATCGAGCGATCGCTCATTATCGGGCACTTACAAAAAAATCAAATTCCCGTCAAGCAAGAACCATGGACAGGAAACCTGGTCAAAAACCTAGAGGCGATCGCCTATAGCAACAGCGTGGTAGAGATAGTTCCCATATATATGGTGCAGGATTGTCAAGAGAGGTTAGAATATAATCCTAGACATTCATGCTTTTGGGAGATCAAAAGATTATTTCTATCATGACAGGAGTGAAGTTTTGGTATATCTTAAAATAAGTTAACATAATTCTCATAAAATCTCTCTTATTTTAGAGAACTTAGACTAACGCCCAAAACTAGGAGGATATACCTCAGTGAACAAGAGATGGAGAAATGCGGGGCTGTACGCGCTGTTATTTATAGTAGTAATAGCCTTAGGGACAGCGTTTTTTGACAATCAACCGCCACAGGTAGAAACGTGGAGGTATAGTGAATTTATCCAACAGGTGGAACAGGGGCGGGTAGAAAGAGTTAGCCTCAGTTCAGATCGGACCACAGCGGTGGTGACACCAAAATATGATCCGAATAAAAAGCGGGTCATCCTGGTCAACGACCCAGATTTAATCAACACCCTAAGCAATAAAGGTGTAGATATTGCCGTACTACCTCAAACAGACGACGGATTTTGGTTTAGAGCACTCAGTAGCCTATTTTTCCCTGTATTGCTATTAGTAGGTTTATTTTTCCTACTACGTCGGGCCCAGAGTGGTCCTGGTAGTCAAGCGATGAACTTTGGGAAATCTAAAGCCAGAGTGCAAATGGAACCCCAAACCCAAGTTACCTTTGGGGATGTGGCGGGTATTGACCAAGCCAAACTGGAATTAAATGAAGTTGTAGACTTTTTAAAAAATGCTGATCGCTTTACTGCTATTGGCGCGAAAATTCCTAAAGGTGTATTATTAGTAGGACCACCAGGGACAGGTAAAACCCTATTAGCACGAGCAGTAGCAGGGGAAGCGGGTGTACCCTTCTTCAGTATTTCCGGATCAGAATTTGTGGAAATGTTCGTGGGTGTGGGTGCATCTAGAGTGCGAGACCTGTTTGAACAGGCAAAATCCAATGCTCCCTGTATAGTCTTCATTGATGAAATTGATGCGGTAGGTCGTCAAAGAGGAGCAGGTTTAGGGGGAGGTAACGATGAAAGAGAACAAACCCTCAACCAATTACTAACGGAAATGGATGGTTTTGAAGGTAATACAGGAATTATCATTATTGCTGCCACTAACCGTCCAGACGTTCTTGATTCAGCTCTATTGCGTCCTGGTCGATTTGATCGTCAAGTAGTAGTAGACCGTCCTGACTATGGTGGAAGGAGTGAAATCCTCAGAGTTCATGCTAGAGGTAAAACCCTATCAAAAGATGTAGACCTAGATAGAATTGCCCGTCGCACTCCCGGATTCACCGGTGCGGACCTATCCAACCTGTTGAACGAAGCAGCAATTTTAGCAGCACGTCGCAACTTGACCGAAATTTCCATGGATGAAATTAACGATGCTATTGATCGGGTATTAGCAGGTCCAGAAAAGAAAGACCGGGTAATGAGCGAAAAACGCAAAACCTTGGTAGCATATCATGAAGCTGGTCATGCTTTAGTTGGTGCATTAATGCCTGATTATGACCCCGTACAAAAAATTAGCATTATCCCCCGTGGTCGTGCAGGTGGTTTAACCTGGTTTACTCCCAGTGAAGACCGGATGGATACAGGCTTGTATAGCCGCGCATATCTAGAAAATCAAATGGCCGTTGCGTTGGGTGGTCGTTTAGCAGAAGAAATTATTTTTGGTGAAGAAGAAGTAACCACTGGTGCTTCCAACGACCTGCAACAGGTAGCTAGAGTAGCTAGACAAATGATTACTCGTTTTGGTATGAGCGATCGCTTGGGTCCTGTAGCTTTAGGTCGTCAGCAAGGTAATATGTTTCTAGGTAGAGACATCATGTCCGAACGGGATTTCTCGGAGGAGACTGCCGCTGCAATTGACGAAGAAGTTCGCAAACTTGTTGATACGGCATACTCCCGAGCCAAGGAAGTACTACTAAATAACCGTCAGATTTTAGACCAAATTGCTCAAATGCTGATTGATAAAGAAACGGTGGATGCTGACGAATTGCAGGATATCCTATCTAATAATGATGTAAAAACGGCAGCCTTTGCCTAAACTAGCAAATCACCGATCTTAATTAGGTCGGTGACACTAGATTTAATTGAGTAATAATTTCCCAGGGGTCTGCTACAAAAACAATAGTACCATCGGAGTCAATGGTAACTCCTGCAAGACCAGTGGGTTTGGGTAAAATTCCCGGGAATTGTTTAACAAAGATTTCCCTTTCACCCAACACCTGGTCAACCTGGAGAGCGACTACAATATCACTACTACCGGGGTGAAGAATAACTACAGAAGTGTTTTGACCATTGTCCGTTGAGGGAGTATTAAAAATTTGACGATGAAATCCTAATACTTCAGAGAGAGTGCGTAAAGGCAAAATCCGTTCTCCCCAGCGGATAAATGGTTTACCTTTAGCATCCCTGGCCAGGTCTTTCACCAATATATCCATGGTTTCCATCACATATTCCTGATGGAAAGCAATTGTGTAGTTATGGAAAACACAACATATAGCTCCACAAGCAGTCAGACCACTTAAACTAATAGGTAACTTGATAGTCAAAGTTCTAGAGGAATCAGTGCTAATAGTGCCATAAACTTGGTGAAGAATGGGTAGCAAATTTTGGATTAGCCTATGGTAGTTAATTCCCAGAGTATTATTAGCTACAGATATAAAAGTTATAGATAGGAGATTATATTTACCCTTAACAGAAACCTGGATAGTGATTTTTCCTGCAGGTGATTTGCCAGAAGCAATGCGAACTGAAGGAGTTTTAGTTTCCTGGGACATAGCATGATGGAGTATATAAATCAGACAATCAGTCAGGTGGGGTAAAATTAGCTTATCCACAAGAGTTTCTTGTCCTTGTATAACCAAGTCTACCTTTTTGCCATACTTCACTCCATCAATAGTCACCTGATTACGTAATCGTTCACTAGCTCGAGCAAAAGGGATCCGTTGTATGCTGACACAACTATCTCGTAATTTTTCCGTGACTTGATCACACTGCTCACTTAAAGTTTGAATTTCCTCTTGAACAAAATCAATATCTACTGCGGACTCCACCATGGTGGAAGTACATTCTATAATTTCTTGGTGCAGGGAATAAAAAGGACTAGATGGGTCATTTAACTCTTGTATTCTGATACCGATCTGAGAAAGCTGTTGAATTTGAGAGAGCAGATGGTCTAAAGATTGGCACAGGTACTGGTGATTATGTGCTAGGACATGGTGACTGGTCAGCAAGTCCCCCACCAAACTTGCCATTTGATTTAAATGATCAAAAGAAATATTGACACCCTCCTTACCCGCAAGAGACGAGGGCTCTGGTATTTTGGCAACTTGGTATTTTCTCTCTGTGGGAGTAGGACCAGCTCCCTTTTCCCTGACTATTTGTGATGAGACTTGTTTAGATCCTGCCAATAAGCTATCTTCCAACTCCTTAATCAAATCTTCCAAATTCTCATCTACAGGTTTTTTTTCAGGTTTGTTTCCCGTATCTTCCCAAAAACTATTAGCATCATGCATACTTTTTGTTTTTACCTAGGTTTAAATAATGGTATTTAGGGGGAGTTAAGAGTTGCTTTCTCAATTGAGGAGTCTATATCAGCTATTATAGGAGTAATATCTTCCAGAGATTGCCTAGCTTGTTGTGCAAGTTTCGTGCTATTGATAACTCGTTGTTTACTCCCTTCCATAGTGAGTAGGATATGGTTAGTCTCCTTATCAATGTTTCCAAACATGTCTTGAATCTGCTTAATAGATTTAGCTGTCTTATCTGCTAGTTGGGATATTTCATTGGCCATAATTGCCAGTCCTCTTCCTCCTACGCCAGATTTTGTTGCTTCAATACTGACATTTAATGTTAACAAATTAGTACGAGAGGCTAATTGGGATGCTAAGGTAGCCAAGGAATTAATTTCTTGACAAGACTCGACCAAGTATTTTAGTTGAGGTTCGGTTTTTGTTAGGGTTTCTCCAACTACCAAAATTTCCGCCACCATGTTTTCCAGAGCTTCACTAACTTGACTATTAATGTCATTAACGCGATGAACCGAGGTTTGAGCTGCTTTACCTATTTTCCTGACTTCCTCTAGGGATTGGGTCATAGTTACTACGGAGTTAAGAGTGACTGCTAACTCTTTGGCTTGGCCGGAGTTTTGTTCCTGAAAAGCACGTCGAACAGATTGATGTGCCAGACCACCCATGGAAGCAGCAGTGATTCCACCTATAATTCCAGCACCTAGCGGTACTCCCCAATTGGCATTTCTCATCCATTCACGTTGGGATACCCATGAGCTGGTTCCAAAGCCAACTACAGCAGCTGTTAGGGCTGAGGTAAAACCTACTACTAGTGCGGTAGACCACTGCTGTTTTTTTAAAACAGCATTTAAGGAAGAATTTTGTCGAACGGGAACATTCTCTGGTAATGGATCTTGGGTACTTACGGATTTATCTTCTAGTAACCTTTGGTTATGGTTACCAGCTAATTCATCATGGGTATCTATGTTTTCATCCATTTCTACCGGTTCCCAAGATGAAATACTTTTTAAATCATCAAATTCATCGAAATTAACCAGGAATTCAATTTTGTCCATATCGTTATAACTATACTTTTTATCTGATTCCAAAAGGTGTGATGGATCATTTTCTTCTATATCGGAAAACAGTTGTTCCACACTACTGGGATCTCCAATGAAAGCACCATCAGAACCACTCTTTAAAGCAGAGCTGTCAGTGACTAGCTCCTGTTCAATCACTTGCAATTTTTGACGAGCTGAACCTAGTATTTCTTGATTATTTGTTAAACCCAGTACCCGATCATATTCCGCTTTGGCAACCTTAAATTTTCCTAGAGCATAGTATATATTACCCCGCAACAGGTGGGAATTAGGGTCTTCTCCTAAAATGCTGACTACTTGGTCTATTAGAGTAGCAGCACTTTGATAATCACCTCTTATGTAAGCTGTTAATGCCTGCTGATATTTGGAATTTGGCTCATCTGTACTTATCATTTCTCCTCCTGATTAAATTTGACCATACTTGCCCATTTATCGCTTTGCAGAATTATTTTTTGATTAATCAGTTTTACGGACTTGTTATTTTCACTATCTAGCCATTCCCCGTGAACAAAAGGAACTGTGTCATCTGGTACATCGGTTGGAGCTACTACAGATTCCATATCTAACCAAAACGTAGCACATATTTGGTCTACTGCTAAACCAATTATGGTGTCTTCATACTCAGTCGTAATAACTGATACTTGTGATCTACGTTCTAGATTTAAAGGTATCATTTCTCCCATAAACTTTCCTAAGTCTACTACCCAAATTAACCGACTTCGCCAATTGACTACTCCTAAAACCAATGGGGAGGTGTTAGGAATGGGTATGATTTGATTGGGAGTAACTTCTATTACCTCTTTGATGCTAATTAAGGGTAGGGCAAATTCCTCGGGTGAGGACAAATAAAACCTCAGATACAACTCGTCTTTTAAAGACGGGGATTGATTGAGACCTTTAGTATCAGTATTTTCTGGTAATTTGGCGTGTCGGTTTTGGCGAGTGATCATATTTTCGGGAGTTTTCCAAGTGGGTTGTGGCCCATTCTAACTTTCTTTTTCTGTTGGAGTTAGAAACGGTTGTCGAATAACTATGGAAGCATTTTCTACTATTGCTATGCTACCACCAGGAAAAGGATCACTTTGAGAACGGTTGGGGGCGTTAATTAAATCCGTGATTTTTTCAATATGATCAAAATTGGGGGTTTGTGGTAACGCTTCCTGCAATATTTGACGGATCACCCGGCATTGGAGAGCTAAGGGCTGTTGTTTTAATAAATGACGATTCAGACGTAAATCACCATTTTCACACTTTGTTAAGGCTTGTAACCGCAACTGGTGAGCTACTTGTTCTAGATACTCTACTTCTGCTCGTAACAACTCTGCTGTATGAGATAAATGGGATTCCACCTGGGGGTTGAAGTTTGCTGCAAGATAGGGGAGTAACTGCTGACGAATACGATTTCGGGGGTACTGTAAATTTTGTGGAATGGTAAATCCCAACTAGTTGCTAGATTTTTTAATAGCCTAATTAAATGGCTACATATATTATGCTTGCACGCATTTAATCAAAGCCGCAATATATAAAACTCAGATTGGTAAATTAATTACCCGATGTCAAAGCAAAAATAATTAATCACTGGAGGCTGAAAAATTATCACAAAAATATAGTATTCCTATTTAATTTGTAGAGTTACTCATGTATGATGATAACTGCAATTTTTAATTGAGGATATTAATAATGAGTCAACCGACTTACAAATTATTATTTATGTCCACAGGTGTTGGTGCTTTGGGTTCAGGGTTAGGTGGTGGAATAGAAGTCACCCTCCCCAATATTGTCAAAGCAATGCAGCAAAGAGGACACACAATAGATATTGTCGCACCAGCAGGTTCTCGCAGTGGTTCGTTACCTTTGATAGAAATACCCGGAAATACACAAAATGCCGCCCAAGATCAAAAGTATGATGCAGAAATAGGGATTCCGACAAATTCAGTTTTAGCAAATATGTGGAGTTATGCTTATCAAGTACAGGGAAATTATGATTTAATTTTGAATTTTAGCTATGATTGGTTGCCATTATATTTAACGCAATTTTTTCATCGTCCAGTTGCCCATTTAATTAGTATGAGTTCTTTACTGGATGCGATGGATGATATGATTGCCAAGGTAGCAACTCAGTTTCCCCATGCTATTGGTGTTCACTCAAAAACACAAGCTGCAACTTTTCCTTGCCCTGATGAATGTGTTTGTTTATTTAATGGATTAGACTTGTCTTTGTATCAGTTTTGTGATCAACCTGGTAATAGCTTAGGTTGGGTAGGCCGCATAGCACCAGAAAAAGGTTTAGAAGATGCGGTAGCAGCAGCAAATACTTTAGGAATGCCTCTAAAAATCTTTGGTTTGATGCAAAATGAGGAATATTGGCAGCAAGTTCGTCAAGCGTATCCCGATGCACAGATAGATTACCAAGGATTTGTCTCTACAAACGAATTACAAGCGGGACTGAGGGAATGTCAAGCTATGTTAGCTACTCCCCACTGGATAGACGCTTTCCCCACTGTAGGTTTAGAATCTTTAGCTTGTGGAGTACCGGTGATTGCTTATAGTCGGGGCGGTTTAGTGGAAATAGTGGAAGATGGCAAAACTGGGTTTTTGGTTGAGCCAGATAGTGTACAAGGTTTAATAGATGCTGTTAAACGGGTACACACTATTGATCGTCAAAATTGTCGCCAGCAAGCAGAGAGTTTATATTCTTTGGCAGCAATGGGCGCTCGTGTAGAACAATGGTTTGAGAAGATTTTAAACAGATAAGAAAAAATCAATAGTTTGCTTATTCCTTATCTGTTTTTACTGAACATGATATGACAGCAAAATATTCAAAATCTTTTGGGGTAAGCATCTTGCTTACCT is a window encoding:
- a CDS encoding glycosyltransferase family 4 protein encodes the protein MSQPTYKLLFMSTGVGALGSGLGGGIEVTLPNIVKAMQQRGHTIDIVAPAGSRSGSLPLIEIPGNTQNAAQDQKYDAEIGIPTNSVLANMWSYAYQVQGNYDLILNFSYDWLPLYLTQFFHRPVAHLISMSSLLDAMDDMIAKVATQFPHAIGVHSKTQAATFPCPDECVCLFNGLDLSLYQFCDQPGNSLGWVGRIAPEKGLEDAVAAANTLGMPLKIFGLMQNEEYWQQVRQAYPDAQIDYQGFVSTNELQAGLRECQAMLATPHWIDAFPTVGLESLACGVPVIAYSRGGLVEIVEDGKTGFLVEPDSVQGLIDAVKRVHTIDRQNCRQQAESLYSLAAMGARVEQWFEKILNR
- a CDS encoding aminotransferase class IV; the encoded protein is MYWYCGQLIKSTTLTLDVDDPGLIYGATVFTTIRVYQSCINHRLTSWHAHCFRLKSTLETFDWKEPNWLSIRQGAEILSQNFPVIRITVFPDGREWITGRFLPENLAERQNHGIMVAVGDVRWNRSLPEHKTGNYLAPWLAKTNAQSLKAQEVILVDNQGNWLETATGNLWGWKDHCWWTPPLTEGILPGIERSLIIGHLQKNQIPVKQEPWTGNLVKNLEAIAYSNSVVEIVPIYMVQDCQERLEYNPRHSCFWEIKRLFLS
- a CDS encoding chemotaxis protein CheW, which produces MHDANSFWEDTGNKPEKKPVDENLEDLIKELEDSLLAGSKQVSSQIVREKGAGPTPTERKYQVAKIPEPSSLAGKEGVNISFDHLNQMASLVGDLLTSHHVLAHNHQYLCQSLDHLLSQIQQLSQIGIRIQELNDPSSPFYSLHQEIIECTSTMVESAVDIDFVQEEIQTLSEQCDQVTEKLRDSCVSIQRIPFARASERLRNQVTIDGVKYGKKVDLVIQGQETLVDKLILPHLTDCLIYILHHAMSQETKTPSVRIASGKSPAGKITIQVSVKGKYNLLSITFISVANNTLGINYHRLIQNLLPILHQVYGTISTDSSRTLTIKLPISLSGLTACGAICCVFHNYTIAFHQEYVMETMDILVKDLARDAKGKPFIRWGERILPLRTLSEVLGFHRQIFNTPSTDNGQNTSVVILHPGSSDIVVALQVDQVLGEREIFVKQFPGILPKPTGLAGVTIDSDGTIVFVADPWEIITQLNLVSPT
- the ftsH3 gene encoding ATP-dependent zinc metalloprotease FtsH3, translated to MNKRWRNAGLYALLFIVVIALGTAFFDNQPPQVETWRYSEFIQQVEQGRVERVSLSSDRTTAVVTPKYDPNKKRVILVNDPDLINTLSNKGVDIAVLPQTDDGFWFRALSSLFFPVLLLVGLFFLLRRAQSGPGSQAMNFGKSKARVQMEPQTQVTFGDVAGIDQAKLELNEVVDFLKNADRFTAIGAKIPKGVLLVGPPGTGKTLLARAVAGEAGVPFFSISGSEFVEMFVGVGASRVRDLFEQAKSNAPCIVFIDEIDAVGRQRGAGLGGGNDEREQTLNQLLTEMDGFEGNTGIIIIAATNRPDVLDSALLRPGRFDRQVVVDRPDYGGRSEILRVHARGKTLSKDVDLDRIARRTPGFTGADLSNLLNEAAILAARRNLTEISMDEINDAIDRVLAGPEKKDRVMSEKRKTLVAYHEAGHALVGALMPDYDPVQKISIIPRGRAGGLTWFTPSEDRMDTGLYSRAYLENQMAVALGGRLAEEIIFGEEEVTTGASNDLQQVARVARQMITRFGMSDRLGPVALGRQQGNMFLGRDIMSERDFSEETAAAIDEEVRKLVDTAYSRAKEVLLNNRQILDQIAQMLIDKETVDADELQDILSNNDVKTAAFA
- a CDS encoding chemotaxis protein CheW; the protein is MITRQNRHAKLPENTDTKGLNQSPSLKDELYLRFYLSSPEEFALPLISIKEVIEVTPNQIIPIPNTSPLVLGVVNWRSRLIWVVDLGKFMGEMIPLNLERRSQVSVITTEYEDTIIGLAVDQICATFWLDMESVVAPTDVPDDTVPFVHGEWLDSENNKSVKLINQKIILQSDKWASMVKFNQEEK
- a CDS encoding methyl-accepting chemotaxis protein, translated to MISTDEPNSKYQQALTAYIRGDYQSAATLIDQVVSILGEDPNSHLLRGNIYYALGKFKVAKAEYDRVLGLTNNQEILGSARQKLQVIEQELVTDSSALKSGSDGAFIGDPSSVEQLFSDIEENDPSHLLESDKKYSYNDMDKIEFLVNFDEFDDLKSISSWEPVEMDENIDTHDELAGNHNQRLLEDKSVSTQDPLPENVPVRQNSSLNAVLKKQQWSTALVVGFTSALTAAVVGFGTSSWVSQREWMRNANWGVPLGAGIIGGITAASMGGLAHQSVRRAFQEQNSGQAKELAVTLNSVVTMTQSLEEVRKIGKAAQTSVHRVNDINSQVSEALENMVAEILVVGETLTKTEPQLKYLVESCQEINSLATLASQLASRTNLLTLNVSIEATKSGVGGRGLAIMANEISQLADKTAKSIKQIQDMFGNIDKETNHILLTMEGSKQRVINSTKLAQQARQSLEDITPIIADIDSSIEKATLNSP